In one window of Candidatus Binatia bacterium DNA:
- a CDS encoding glycosyltransferase family 2 protein, translating to MKLSVVIPAFNEARRILPSLERIFSYLGSQPYDSEVVVVDDGSTDATAALVRERFRDRPALRLLRYTPNRGKGYAVRQGALQARGDWVLISDADLSTPIEELPKLVRALEQGFDVAIGSRALPQSEVRKRQNLLRERAGKLFNWWVRHVVDLPFHDTQCGFKLFQRERMAAVWPHLTVDRFAFDVELLAVALALGRRVAEVPVVWMNAPDSTVNFWSGLEAYVEVWRIRKRVQAVRALAVGVPGATTPPTVR from the coding sequence ATGAAACTGTCCGTCGTTATCCCAGCGTTCAACGAAGCACGACGGATCCTGCCTTCGTTGGAGCGCATCTTCTCCTACTTGGGCTCTCAACCCTATGACTCCGAGGTGGTGGTGGTCGATGACGGGAGTACGGACGCTACGGCTGCTCTTGTTCGGGAACGGTTTCGCGACCGTCCTGCCCTCCGCCTGCTGCGCTACACACCGAATCGCGGCAAAGGATACGCCGTCCGCCAGGGAGCGCTGCAGGCGCGCGGCGATTGGGTGCTGATCTCCGACGCTGATCTCTCGACCCCCATCGAGGAGTTGCCGAAACTTGTGCGGGCGCTGGAGCAAGGTTTCGATGTCGCCATCGGCAGCCGAGCCCTACCGCAATCTGAGGTGCGCAAGCGACAAAATTTGCTCCGCGAGCGTGCGGGCAAGCTTTTCAACTGGTGGGTACGGCATGTCGTGGACTTGCCCTTTCACGACACGCAGTGCGGCTTCAAACTGTTTCAACGCGAGCGCATGGCTGCTGTGTGGCCACACCTCACGGTGGATCGTTTTGCTTTCGATGTAGAGCTGCTGGCGGTAGCGCTCGCCCTCGGGCGCCGCGTCGCCGAAGTACCAGTGGTGTGGATGAACGCACCGGACTCCACAGTGAATTTCTGGAGTGGGCTCGAAGCCTACGTCGAAGTGTGGCGTATCCGCAAACGGGTGCAGGCCGTGCGGGCTCTCGCCGTAGGTGTTCCAGGGGCGACGACTCCGCCAACAGTGCGCTGA
- a CDS encoding TIGR03663 family protein, whose amino-acid sequence MAERAVIRNQSSALPEAPVPTSSEHWWDQPMLGTYTRWQCLTVAVFAIALVNRLLWLGERPFHHDESIHAFFSWKIVDEGIAHYKYDPVYHGPVLYYSSALVMWLLGDSDFTARLSAVLFGLGILGFTWPLRRFVGATTAFLFLLLFTFSPALTYFTRFLRHDVYVGLGNIMAIYFAFRFGETRRDRYLYLSSLGLAIAFCNKEDMYALIPVSLLSLALMLVWEVLYAPEWRTQLRSVWAETKSLLVEKWIPIVGSAVLFVVVSLTFYTSFFTHPENWNPVTPALTYWWGQHQIKRIGGPWWYYFPQLISYEFLIFVPALLLLLRPLSTARATERPSTRFLFYTTVATFAIFVGWCFYDWHQAGIVILIPLAFAGLTVMQRWLPSRFLRFMVIYTIGCVGFYSWAQEKVPWLLFPILMPMSMLAAAWYSERVQAGTFREPVPIVLVSSLGALTVWILVASNYFYGAPRPAEAPGPRTAELLAYVQSTYDIHMVMQKIEEVGQKLGTGRNTRLQVSGNATWPLSWYLRHYPVNWAADVRKVDTPVVIVDKEVAANFDKVLLDQYEKIPFAIRGWWEPDWSKMNAVTLTRWLFTRQAWSPVGSSDAVMYVLKDLRPGKDITPIAVNPPPAPRPYTMQPSFEKPVAVWGKRGRGAGEFDEPRGLAVDSKGFLYVVDSKNHRVQRLSPEGRAVTVWGKQGNGPGEFNDPCGVAVGPDGSVYVADTWNHRIQKFTADGTFIREWVEQTSGFWGPRGIAVAPDGSAVFVTDTGNKRVVKFDPDGKQLLVWGKEGSRPGEFIEPVGLAFNSEGELYVADTGNRRVQVFRQDGSFVREHFVSGWEEFYTEPYLAILGADLLATDSFNHRVARYDKGGALVFVWGKSGADPGDFNRPIGVAADADGGVYVADTMNHRIQKFVLPVTR is encoded by the coding sequence ATGGCAGAGAGAGCAGTGATTCGCAACCAGTCGAGTGCGCTCCCCGAGGCGCCAGTACCAACTTCCTCCGAGCATTGGTGGGACCAGCCCATGCTGGGCACATACACCCGCTGGCAGTGCCTGACGGTGGCTGTGTTCGCAATTGCTCTGGTGAATCGTTTGCTCTGGCTGGGTGAGCGCCCCTTTCACCACGACGAGTCGATCCACGCGTTTTTCTCGTGGAAGATCGTGGACGAAGGAATTGCGCATTATAAATACGATCCGGTCTACCACGGCCCCGTGCTGTACTACTCCTCTGCCCTGGTCATGTGGTTGCTCGGCGATTCCGACTTTACGGCTCGCTTGAGCGCCGTGCTGTTCGGACTCGGGATTCTCGGTTTCACGTGGCCGCTGCGCAGGTTTGTCGGTGCGACCACGGCCTTTCTGTTCTTGCTGTTGTTCACGTTTTCGCCTGCGCTCACGTATTTCACCCGCTTCCTCCGCCACGATGTGTACGTGGGCCTAGGCAATATCATGGCGATTTACTTCGCGTTTCGTTTCGGCGAAACGCGGCGTGATCGATACTTGTATTTGTCGTCCTTGGGCCTGGCAATTGCCTTTTGCAACAAGGAGGACATGTACGCGCTCATCCCCGTAAGCTTGCTGAGCCTCGCGCTCATGCTGGTTTGGGAGGTGTTGTACGCGCCCGAGTGGCGCACGCAACTGAGGTCCGTGTGGGCGGAAACCAAATCCCTGCTCGTGGAGAAGTGGATCCCGATTGTCGGTAGCGCGGTCTTGTTTGTCGTGGTGTCTCTCACCTTTTATACGTCTTTTTTTACCCATCCGGAAAACTGGAATCCGGTGACCCCGGCACTCACGTACTGGTGGGGCCAACACCAAATTAAACGGATTGGGGGCCCGTGGTGGTACTATTTCCCGCAGCTCATTTCGTATGAGTTTTTGATTTTCGTTCCAGCGCTGCTGCTGTTGCTGCGACCGCTTTCGACCGCGCGGGCTACGGAACGGCCGAGCACGCGGTTTTTGTTTTACACCACTGTGGCAACCTTCGCGATATTCGTTGGCTGGTGCTTTTACGACTGGCATCAGGCCGGGATTGTGATTTTGATTCCGCTCGCTTTTGCTGGCCTCACGGTGATGCAGCGTTGGCTCCCGAGCCGTTTCTTACGTTTCATGGTGATTTATACGATCGGCTGCGTCGGATTTTACTCCTGGGCGCAAGAAAAGGTTCCCTGGTTGTTGTTCCCGATCCTGATGCCGATGTCGATGCTCGCAGCAGCGTGGTACAGCGAGCGCGTTCAGGCCGGGACTTTTCGCGAGCCCGTTCCGATTGTTCTGGTCTCTTCTTTGGGCGCGCTCACGGTTTGGATCTTGGTGGCGAGCAACTACTTTTATGGTGCGCCGCGCCCAGCCGAAGCTCCCGGGCCGCGCACGGCTGAACTTCTGGCCTACGTTCAGTCGACGTACGATATTCACATGGTCATGCAGAAGATCGAAGAGGTCGGGCAAAAGCTCGGAACCGGTAGGAACACGCGTTTGCAAGTGTCGGGGAACGCGACCTGGCCGCTCAGTTGGTATTTGCGCCATTACCCCGTGAACTGGGCAGCGGATGTGCGCAAGGTGGATACGCCGGTGGTGATCGTCGACAAAGAGGTAGCAGCGAATTTCGACAAAGTGTTGCTCGACCAGTACGAGAAGATTCCTTTTGCGATTCGTGGCTGGTGGGAACCGGATTGGTCGAAGATGAATGCGGTGACGTTGACCCGCTGGCTCTTCACCCGCCAGGCGTGGAGCCCGGTCGGCTCGAGCGACGCGGTGATGTACGTTCTCAAGGACTTGCGGCCCGGAAAGGACATCACGCCGATCGCGGTGAATCCTCCGCCCGCACCGCGCCCGTACACGATGCAGCCATCGTTCGAAAAGCCGGTGGCGGTATGGGGGAAGAGGGGGAGAGGGGCCGGTGAGTTCGACGAACCGCGCGGCCTAGCTGTGGACAGCAAGGGCTTCCTGTATGTCGTGGACAGCAAGAACCATCGGGTACAGCGACTCTCTCCCGAAGGCCGCGCAGTCACCGTGTGGGGCAAGCAAGGAAATGGACCGGGAGAGTTCAACGATCCGTGTGGGGTCGCTGTGGGGCCCGATGGATCGGTGTATGTGGCCGACACTTGGAATCACCGCATCCAAAAGTTCACCGCGGACGGAACGTTCATTCGTGAGTGGGTGGAGCAAACTTCGGGATTCTGGGGCCCACGCGGAATTGCAGTGGCACCCGATGGAAGTGCGGTGTTCGTGACGGACACCGGCAACAAACGGGTGGTCAAATTCGACCCGGATGGCAAGCAGTTGCTGGTGTGGGGCAAGGAGGGGTCGCGTCCTGGGGAGTTCATCGAACCTGTAGGTCTGGCGTTCAACAGCGAGGGCGAACTTTACGTGGCCGACACTGGAAATCGTCGCGTGCAGGTGTTCCGACAGGACGGGTCGTTCGTGCGGGAACATTTTGTTTCCGGTTGGGAAGAGTTTTACACCGAGCCGTACCTGGCAATCCTAGGAGCGGATTTGCTGGCCACCGACTCTTTCAACCACCGCGTGGCGCGGTACGACAAAGGCGGAGCGCTGGTGTTTGTCTGGGGAAAGAGCGGTGCTGACCCGGGCGACTTCAACCGCCCGATCGGCGTCGCTGCTGACGCCGATGGGGGTGTTTACGTCGCGGATACGATGAACCACCGTATCCAGAAATTCGTCCTACCCGTCACCCGCTAG
- a CDS encoding glycosyltransferase family 2 protein: MSQTEKSNQNLSVVKDLSVVLPAYNEEANIERVTREVASYLDTTPLDYEIIVVNDGSRDRTGEIIEALARELPRVHPQHHPQNRGYGAALRTGFAAARKRFVFYMDGDGQFDIRELALLLPLATDENHIVTGYRIKRNDPFIRRLNARLFGGWLVRILLNVRVRDLNCAFKLIPKKVLDAVTLESTGALINAELYGRAVRKGFGIKEVGVHHYPRTAGTQTGAHPKVILRAFYDLFRLRQKIVSEH, encoded by the coding sequence ATGAGTCAAACAGAAAAAAGCAATCAGAATCTTAGCGTTGTTAAGGACCTCTCCGTCGTGCTGCCCGCTTACAACGAAGAGGCCAACATCGAACGGGTGACCCGTGAAGTCGCGAGCTACTTGGATACCACTCCGCTCGATTACGAGATTATTGTCGTCAACGACGGAAGTCGCGATCGCACGGGAGAGATCATCGAAGCCCTCGCCCGGGAGCTACCGCGCGTCCACCCGCAGCACCACCCGCAGAACCGGGGATACGGTGCGGCACTTCGGACTGGGTTTGCAGCAGCACGCAAACGGTTCGTGTTTTACATGGATGGGGACGGACAGTTCGATATTCGAGAGCTGGCGCTTCTCTTGCCTCTGGCCACGGACGAGAACCATATCGTCACCGGCTACCGGATTAAGCGAAACGACCCTTTTATCCGTCGCCTCAACGCACGGCTGTTCGGCGGCTGGCTGGTGCGCATCCTTCTGAACGTGCGCGTGCGCGATTTGAACTGCGCCTTCAAGCTGATCCCCAAAAAGGTGTTGGATGCGGTGACCCTGGAGTCGACGGGAGCCCTGATCAACGCCGAACTTTACGGACGCGCCGTGCGCAAAGGCTTCGGGATCAAGGAAGTGGGCGTGCATCACTACCCGCGAACGGCAGGCACACAAACGGGAGCCCACCCCAAGGTGATCTTACGGGCGTTCTACGACTTGTTCCGGCTGCGGCAAAAGATCGTCTCGGAGCATTAG
- a CDS encoding DUF3426 domain-containing protein: MIPEFEFGEEEEFTLDPENKDFDAVEASEPIRQKPEKRRPSNGRTRGSTVASDDLGQFRTLVFLLCVVVGFYAVLTTSLFARPDRAQALITQIPVVGQGIGEERLWARRVRLEGVEASTQQTKDGRPVLVITGRAVNTAPNPLQAVQLSAELLRADGKVVDEKTVFLGNMVSARVLRDLTPQEISILQQLSPPKQFAIPPGESASFAIVFFLDATRQGDSRRVEEGRYPSEFRLRVVTARRQG; this comes from the coding sequence ATGATCCCGGAGTTTGAGTTTGGCGAGGAAGAGGAGTTCACTCTCGATCCGGAGAATAAAGATTTCGATGCAGTCGAAGCGTCCGAGCCAATCAGACAAAAACCGGAGAAGCGACGCCCATCTAACGGGCGTACTCGCGGCAGCACTGTGGCCTCCGATGATCTCGGCCAGTTTCGCACCCTTGTGTTTCTCCTCTGTGTGGTCGTGGGATTTTACGCTGTGCTGACCACGAGCTTGTTTGCGCGGCCCGATCGTGCGCAAGCGTTGATCACGCAGATTCCGGTCGTTGGCCAGGGGATCGGGGAGGAGCGTTTGTGGGCCCGGCGTGTACGCCTGGAGGGTGTAGAGGCGAGCACGCAGCAAACCAAAGACGGGCGGCCAGTGTTGGTGATTACCGGTAGAGCAGTGAACACAGCGCCGAACCCGTTGCAAGCGGTGCAATTGTCGGCAGAGCTGCTGCGTGCGGACGGCAAAGTGGTCGACGAGAAGACTGTCTTCCTGGGTAATATGGTGTCCGCGCGTGTGCTGCGCGACCTGACACCGCAAGAAATTTCTATCTTGCAGCAGTTGAGCCCGCCGAAACAGTTTGCCATCCCCCCAGGCGAGTCTGCGTCGTTTGCCATCGTCTTCTTTCTCGATGCCACCCGCCAGGGTGACTCGAGACGAGTGGAAGAGGGGCGGTACCCGTCGGAATTCCGGCTGCGAGTGGTGACGGCGCGACGTCAAGGCTGA
- a CDS encoding twin-arginine translocase TatA/TatE family subunit yields the protein MLGLGLGELIILLVIVLIIFGAGRLPELGESLGRGIRNFRKQLRMPDEIDVTPRNVEDEPSRPQDKDQP from the coding sequence GTGCTCGGGCTCGGTCTCGGTGAACTGATCATCCTCCTCGTCATCGTGCTCATCATTTTCGGGGCCGGCCGCCTGCCAGAGCTCGGCGAAAGTCTAGGACGCGGAATCCGCAATTTTCGCAAGCAACTGCGGATGCCCGACGAAATCGACGTCACGCCGCGCAATGTGGAGGATGAGCCATCACGGCCCCAGGACAAAGATCAGCCTTGA
- a CDS encoding TetR/AcrR family transcriptional regulator translates to MQRRRSSTRTTTKSDAVKPKRRRAVRLSPESRRQQLLACALRVFARRGIGEGRHAEIAKEARVAVPTVFAYFPTRKALVDAVLDEVARFYIDMTQRIHARRELSASEVLLLHAREFSRSVVMHEEYARVWLDWSTSVREGVWPRYLEFQREVVTAIAETIRRGQRERSIPGTLDAHFAALFVVSAAHMVAQLQFSHQPADVLEGFLQTLVHAVTSGARTGHAGSSVSQTEGQRRSGGKHGARVS, encoded by the coding sequence ATGCAACGCCGACGCAGCTCCACTCGCACAACGACCAAAAGCGACGCGGTCAAGCCAAAGCGACGGCGCGCGGTGCGCCTCTCCCCAGAGTCTCGGCGTCAGCAACTGCTCGCTTGCGCGCTGCGCGTCTTCGCTCGGCGAGGCATAGGGGAAGGACGCCACGCGGAAATTGCCAAAGAAGCTCGCGTCGCCGTGCCCACGGTGTTTGCCTACTTCCCCACGCGAAAGGCACTCGTGGATGCCGTACTCGACGAAGTTGCCCGCTTTTACATCGACATGACCCAGCGGATTCACGCCCGTCGTGAGCTTTCAGCGAGCGAAGTGCTCCTGCTGCACGCACGTGAATTTTCGAGGTCCGTTGTGATGCACGAAGAATACGCGCGGGTGTGGCTGGACTGGAGTACTTCAGTTCGGGAAGGAGTTTGGCCTCGCTATCTCGAATTTCAGCGCGAGGTGGTAACCGCCATTGCGGAAACCATTCGTCGCGGCCAGCGGGAACGCAGCATCCCGGGCACATTAGATGCGCATTTTGCGGCGCTGTTCGTGGTCAGTGCCGCGCACATGGTGGCGCAGCTCCAGTTCTCGCACCAGCCGGCAGATGTTCTCGAGGGATTTTTGCAAACCCTTGTACACGCGGTGACCTCCGGTGCACGCACGGGACATGCGGGATCCAGCGTGTCACAGACGGAAGGCCAGCGGAGGAGCGGCGGCAAGCACGGAGCAAGGGTCAGCTGA
- a CDS encoding ferritin-like domain-containing protein — protein sequence MQSKAEDRLAEPSGARVVATLGGRRPQEEALAEYEATFQQRYTRWMEILQRNAERLARGQFSLHWMDTSEAHWGRRAKPSSRGLTYADVNRVPGYGELPEVATWLNFAPRGSVRDRYRDEMPEVEDYTVLERDEVWAENVLSLYEEAKARQWNATRDIPWDELTPLPEDLEKATCQLCTALTEVEFVAGDFPSKWMFRIPQDYLEVKSFLSTQIMDEARHQEVFRKRALAGGGLLHASPGAEWALKAILDAPTHTMGTFLLNLLAEGLVLSVFRSGEMIAKTHVDKEIFRRCLQDEARHVSYGVLEFQWWLDHQPDRDQALETLHRFADVGEQVILSAFTEPTLVEPIAILLGGGLNKIDAGMDGMMRVWSMFIDEYLQRCARAGFDRRSRCILPAEAPWRLAA from the coding sequence ATGCAAAGCAAGGCGGAGGACAGACTGGCGGAACCGAGCGGCGCTCGGGTGGTGGCTACCTTGGGAGGGCGGCGCCCGCAGGAGGAAGCTCTCGCAGAGTACGAAGCGACCTTTCAACAACGCTACACGCGCTGGATGGAAATTTTGCAACGCAACGCTGAACGCCTGGCGCGTGGGCAGTTCTCATTGCATTGGATGGACACGAGCGAGGCCCACTGGGGCCGCCGGGCGAAACCATCCTCGCGCGGGCTCACGTACGCCGACGTTAACCGGGTGCCTGGCTATGGCGAGCTTCCGGAAGTGGCCACCTGGCTGAATTTTGCCCCCCGCGGTTCGGTGCGCGACCGCTACCGCGATGAGATGCCTGAGGTCGAGGATTACACGGTGCTCGAGCGGGACGAAGTGTGGGCGGAAAACGTGCTTTCGCTGTACGAAGAAGCAAAGGCTCGACAGTGGAATGCAACACGCGACATCCCCTGGGATGAACTGACCCCCTTACCGGAAGATCTCGAGAAAGCCACCTGCCAGCTTTGTACTGCCTTAACAGAGGTAGAATTCGTGGCCGGCGATTTCCCCTCCAAGTGGATGTTTCGGATCCCGCAAGACTACCTCGAGGTCAAGAGTTTCCTTTCGACCCAAATCATGGACGAAGCGCGCCATCAGGAAGTATTCCGCAAGCGGGCCCTGGCCGGCGGCGGATTGTTGCACGCCTCCCCAGGAGCCGAGTGGGCGCTCAAGGCGATCCTCGATGCGCCTACCCACACGATGGGCACGTTCTTGTTGAACCTGTTGGCGGAAGGGCTGGTGCTTTCCGTATTTCGCTCGGGAGAAATGATCGCCAAGACGCACGTCGACAAGGAGATCTTTCGCCGTTGTTTGCAGGACGAGGCGCGGCACGTTTCCTACGGCGTCCTCGAATTTCAGTGGTGGTTGGATCATCAGCCGGATCGTGACCAAGCGTTGGAGACGCTTCACCGGTTCGCCGACGTTGGTGAACAAGTGATTTTGTCGGCGTTCACAGAGCCAACGTTGGTTGAGCCGATCGCCATTCTCCTCGGCGGAGGACTGAACAAGATCGATGCCGGCATGGATGGAATGATGCGGGTTTGGTCGATGTTCATCGATGAGTACTTGCAGCGTTGCGCCCGTGCTGGGTTCGATCGCCGGTCCCGCTGTATCCTGCCGGCGGAGGCCCCGTGGAGGTTGGCAGCATGA
- a CDS encoding B12-binding domain-containing radical SAM protein yields the protein MKIYLIAPKNPESFWTFDRILPSLGKKCVFPNLSLPTVAGITPREHEVVLCDENVEEVDFDTDADIVGLTGYVIHKQRIFELAEEFRKRGKFVVAGGPFASLCPEELRDKVDVLFIDEAEYTWPQFLKDFERGTWKKEYRQIEKPSMHESPLPRFDLLKVDRYRTMTIQFARGCPFNCEFCDIIVMYGRRPRTKTVQQVMAEVQEIHRLGVRNIFVVDDNFIGNKKEAKELLRALAEWQRAHGYPIEMMTEVTLNVAQDDELLELMRAANFTTIFIGIESPRRESLQETHKTQNLRENLLDAVHRIQRAGIEVMAGMIVGFDHDDPTIFDEQFEFIQQARIPVSMTGMLNAVPKTPLYERLKRAGRLIAESVGDQFVFTNIIPAGMSLAELYVGYKRLLKRLYSYRAYRKRVMDFILNRGHLAHARLVTSAQDLKIFFRVLWYCVLRASPARAWMTLSLLLETAFRRPRAFRDAVTFALLHKHLYEYMRSTSKRLDQLLAELRDLPELPGMAPQESGAR from the coding sequence ATGAAAATTTACTTGATCGCACCGAAGAACCCGGAATCGTTTTGGACGTTTGACCGCATTTTGCCCAGCTTAGGTAAGAAGTGCGTGTTCCCGAACCTGTCGCTGCCGACAGTGGCAGGGATTACCCCGCGAGAGCATGAGGTGGTGCTGTGCGATGAGAACGTGGAGGAAGTCGACTTTGATACGGATGCCGACATTGTTGGCCTCACCGGGTACGTGATCCACAAACAGCGCATCTTCGAGCTGGCCGAGGAATTTCGCAAACGAGGGAAGTTTGTTGTGGCCGGCGGTCCGTTTGCCTCGCTGTGTCCGGAGGAGCTTCGAGACAAGGTGGACGTCCTTTTTATCGATGAGGCGGAATACACCTGGCCGCAGTTCCTGAAAGATTTCGAGCGGGGAACTTGGAAGAAGGAGTACCGGCAGATCGAAAAACCGAGCATGCACGAGTCGCCCCTGCCGCGCTTCGATTTGCTCAAAGTCGATCGCTACCGCACGATGACCATCCAGTTTGCCCGCGGGTGTCCGTTTAACTGCGAGTTTTGCGACATCATCGTGATGTATGGCCGCCGGCCGCGCACGAAAACTGTGCAGCAAGTCATGGCCGAGGTGCAAGAGATCCACCGGCTCGGTGTGCGCAACATCTTCGTGGTCGACGACAACTTCATCGGAAATAAAAAAGAGGCCAAAGAGCTTCTCAGAGCGTTGGCCGAGTGGCAGCGAGCTCACGGTTACCCGATCGAGATGATGACCGAGGTCACTCTCAACGTCGCTCAAGATGACGAGCTGCTCGAACTCATGCGCGCCGCCAACTTCACCACGATCTTCATCGGGATCGAGTCGCCACGCCGCGAAAGCTTGCAGGAAACCCACAAGACCCAGAATCTCCGCGAAAACTTACTCGACGCAGTTCACCGCATCCAACGGGCGGGGATCGAAGTGATGGCCGGGATGATTGTAGGCTTCGATCACGATGACCCCACGATCTTCGACGAGCAGTTCGAGTTCATCCAGCAAGCGCGCATCCCGGTGTCGATGACGGGTATGCTCAATGCGGTGCCGAAGACACCGCTGTACGAACGATTGAAACGCGCGGGGCGGTTGATTGCGGAGTCGGTGGGGGATCAGTTCGTGTTCACGAACATTATTCCAGCCGGGATGTCACTGGCGGAGCTGTATGTGGGCTACAAGCGGCTGCTCAAGCGGTTGTACAGTTATCGCGCCTACCGCAAGCGAGTGATGGATTTTATCCTGAACCGGGGGCACCTCGCTCACGCGCGCTTGGTCACATCGGCGCAGGATTTAAAGATCTTCTTTCGCGTGCTGTGGTACTGCGTGTTGCGTGCGTCACCGGCCCGGGCATGGATGACCCTCTCTTTGTTGCTGGAAACGGCATTCCGCCGCCCCCGCGCGTTTCGCGATGCAGTCACCTTCGCGCTGCTGCACAAGCATTTGTACGAGTATATGCGATCGACCAGCAAACGGTTGGACCAGCTGCTCGCCGAGTTGCGGGACCTCCCCGAATTGCCGGGAATGGCCCCGCAGGAGAGCGGAGCTCGCTAG
- a CDS encoding VWA domain-containing protein, producing the protein MKKKLDRDWLAQPLPTEVHRPWGELVPHWVETDTYDAAAFAAIVRDSPSLQKLAESGQKLVPHFGTFLFDIYGLLYKANIVLRGPDQVLPSAGLYRVILEAILRSPGLPVLRERTVLDEYQSGLATLLLGEKILSLLRSERLVSRAHMLDYWSLEHQERELVELGENRSSAAQLATQVSEARQAPLAQLSNNIDKQARLVQRSHMLKARDVERTVRETVERQFTHLSTTVARVAMATSELEEQGQDWQEQWGGQLGQSVGLQIELGKRLADNPRLRKLARLLGRMRAVASALRQKTFERANQEVHAINQGSNLSRLLPSELSALRNPWRRRDFGRRLLEGTLLQYDLRGPEQTGRGPMVVCLDVSSSMSGDKEIWAKAIALTLLDIAQRQKRLFRVICFSSRETPLLELDLNPCERYAADPHRVLDFAAYFPGGGTDFQKPLDAAVKCLQSGTYRKGDLIFITDGECQFEPGWLATFREHKQRLTFRLFAVLIDVGSASLAALQQVSDRVTSVRQLTAEAGAQLFLEL; encoded by the coding sequence ATGAAGAAAAAGCTCGACAGAGACTGGCTCGCACAACCGTTGCCGACCGAGGTCCACCGGCCCTGGGGCGAGCTCGTGCCACACTGGGTCGAAACCGACACGTACGACGCTGCGGCGTTCGCGGCGATCGTTCGGGACTCGCCCTCCCTACAGAAGCTTGCGGAAAGTGGGCAAAAGCTCGTGCCTCATTTCGGCACGTTTTTGTTCGATATTTATGGTCTGCTCTACAAAGCCAACATTGTGCTGCGCGGACCGGACCAAGTGCTGCCAAGCGCCGGGTTGTACCGCGTGATTCTCGAAGCGATCTTACGCTCCCCCGGGCTGCCTGTGCTGCGCGAGCGAACCGTGCTCGATGAGTACCAGAGCGGTCTGGCCACACTGCTCCTCGGAGAAAAAATCTTGTCTCTGCTCCGCAGCGAGCGGTTGGTCTCTCGCGCCCACATGCTGGACTACTGGAGTCTCGAACATCAGGAACGCGAACTGGTGGAACTCGGAGAAAATCGGTCCTCGGCTGCGCAACTGGCCACGCAGGTCAGCGAGGCAAGACAAGCCCCGCTGGCACAGCTCTCGAACAACATCGACAAACAGGCCCGCCTGGTCCAACGGAGCCATATGCTCAAGGCTCGCGACGTCGAGCGGACGGTGCGCGAAACCGTGGAGCGGCAGTTCACGCACCTCAGCACGACCGTGGCGCGCGTTGCAATGGCAACGAGCGAACTCGAGGAGCAAGGGCAAGATTGGCAAGAGCAGTGGGGAGGGCAGCTCGGACAATCCGTCGGGTTGCAAATCGAACTCGGCAAACGCCTGGCGGACAACCCACGGCTACGCAAGCTTGCTCGCCTGCTCGGCCGTATGCGGGCTGTGGCCTCGGCGCTACGGCAGAAGACTTTTGAACGAGCCAATCAAGAGGTGCACGCCATCAACCAGGGCAGCAACTTAAGCCGCCTCCTCCCGAGCGAGCTCTCGGCGTTGCGCAATCCTTGGCGCCGGCGTGACTTTGGCCGCCGCCTGTTGGAGGGGACCCTACTTCAGTACGACTTGCGAGGCCCTGAGCAAACCGGCCGGGGCCCCATGGTTGTCTGCCTGGACGTTAGCTCCTCGATGTCTGGCGACAAGGAGATTTGGGCGAAGGCTATCGCCCTGACGTTGCTCGATATCGCCCAGCGCCAAAAGCGCTTGTTCCGCGTGATTTGCTTCTCGAGTCGAGAAACGCCTTTGCTCGAACTCGACCTGAATCCTTGCGAGCGTTACGCGGCTGACCCGCACCGCGTTCTCGACTTCGCGGCCTATTTTCCTGGAGGTGGAACAGATTTCCAAAAGCCGCTCGACGCAGCAGTGAAATGCTTGCAATCAGGAACGTATCGTAAAGGCGATCTCATCTTCATTACCGACGGCGAGTGCCAATTCGAACCGGGATGGCTGGCCACGTTCCGCGAGCACAAACAACGGCTTACTTTCCGCCTGTTCGCCGTGCTCATTGACGTTGGCTCCGCGAGCCTCGCCGCGCTGCAGCAAGTGAGCGACCGTGTGACCTCCGTGCGACAACTCACCGCTGAAGCCGGAGCACAACTTTTTCTCGAACTCTAG